The DNA segment GCGACCTCGGCGAGCTCGGGCGTCCGCCGGACGGAGGGGACCGATGAAATACGTGGACGAATACCGCGACGCCGACCTCTGCCGCCGGTACGCCGCGGCCATCGCCGCGAAGGTGACGCGGCCGTGGCGGATCATGGAGGTCTGCGGCGGCCAGACGCATTCGATCGTGCGTTACGGGATCGACGCGCTCCTCCCGCCCGGGCTCGAGCTCCTGCACGGACCGGGCTGCCCGGTCTGCGTGACGCCGCTCGAGATGATCGACCGCGCGATCACGATCGCGGCGAAGCCGGGCGTGATCTTCTGCTCGTTCGGCGACATGCTCCGCGTGCCGGGGACACGCACGGACCTCTTCGGCGCGAAGAGCGAGGGCGCCGACGTGCGTATCGTGTATTCTCCGCTCGACGCGCTCTCGATGGCCACGAAAAACCCGGACCGCGAGGTCGTGTTCTTCGGCGTCGGCTTCGAGACCACGGCGCCCGCGAATGCCATGGCGGTCCGCGAGGCGCGGCGACTCGGGGTCCCCAATTTCTCGATGCTCGTCTCGCACGTGCTCGTGCCCCCGGCGCTCGGGGCGATCCTCTCCTCGCCGGATTGCCGCGTGCATGGCTTCCTCGCGGCGGGCCACGTGTGCACCGTGATGGGCATGGACGAATACCACCCGATCGCCGCCCGCTCCCGCGTGCCCATCGTCGTCACGGGGTTC comes from the Polyangium spumosum genome and includes:
- the hypD gene encoding hydrogenase formation protein HypD; protein product: MKYVDEYRDADLCRRYAAAIAAKVTRPWRIMEVCGGQTHSIVRYGIDALLPPGLELLHGPGCPVCVTPLEMIDRAITIAAKPGVIFCSFGDMLRVPGTRTDLFGAKSEGADVRIVYSPLDALSMATKNPDREVVFFGVGFETTAPANAMAVREARRLGVPNFSMLVSHVLVPPALGAILSSPDCRVHGFLAAGHVCTVMGMDEYHPIAARSRVPIVVTGFEPADILQGIHMCVAQLEEGRAEVENQYARSARPEGNREALRVVEEVFEVVPRKWRGIGSIPASGLGLRAAYAAHDAERRFDVGALSAEEPAECISGLVLQGIKKPSACPAFGTRCTPETPLGAPMVSTEGACAAYYRYRRAGS